Within the Cotesia glomerata isolate CgM1 linkage group LG6, MPM_Cglom_v2.3, whole genome shotgun sequence genome, the region CCGATCAGTATTAAACAATTTTCGGAACGTGataggtaaatttttttttttaattatgaattttataggCAATTTATGTTTGTATAAtactattttaaatgaaaaaaaaaaatttttttttaattatatccaTTACTTCAAAactaaaaactgaaaaattaactaagatacagttgaaattatttaaaaatacgaaaattaaaataaggtaaaagccccaattattgacgggggtctaaatattgacaccctaaattatttttaaatatattaaattatctgtaataagaataacgatcaaataaatttttattaaattctaattaattaaaaaactgaaaaaaatcacattcagttcaaaatattaaatattaattataaaaaaaaaataaagttagcaccagttcatcaaatcagcttacgagcgtctattttcttaacaactttggttagaaaagcattttttttaactgccgagtttaaattaattttttcatgtaattatatgatctattttttttttaattaacaatatatgaaataatatttaaataatgggagtcaataactagttcataatttttatggagaatcccatattgacagccagtcgacagcgctatgacgcctttttttttttaagtataaaatacgttatatacgcgattatattcaaggcttttaactgtcaaataactcggcgtgttttagtgttaaataagtttttaaataaattgctatatttttcataataattattcattcatagaaattattattaattaactttaataatattgattactttatatcaagtttttgataaataacaatataaccaaatgattcgacgcatgtgcagtaggggcgtcaataattggggttacggtacgtcaataattagatcaatcagttttttaacccgtcaactagaatttgaatttgcgcgcgcaagcgcgcgcctgactgtagcatttgcatatattttcatgcttatgatatattcgaccaatcacgttacgaatagtttgatgccacatacatttcatctcaattttatattaggataattggtgtatccagatcatatatttaattatttaaaattaattagaaaatatcactgattatcattttaaaaaaagaaattgattagttaaaacattactgaagacattactacaaacaaaattcatcgatatttatatttgattgcttaaaaaaaatgaaatcataactatgtctcttatagcgtcaataattggggcttttaccttatactaTAACGAATAGTTCAGTATAGAAGAATTAAAAAGAGTAATTGCAAGAACAGCGTCGCTATCTTGTGGATTACAGCCGAATTATCACTTCactttttgtttgaaaaaattaattcttataaaattaatttataaattactcaatttatttataattcttataaaattaataaatgttttaattttttctgaaggaaaacttttgttttataattattaattgataaaatgtttataagACAAAATCTGTCGATGAAATTAATGAAtagatgattaaaaataaatattttgcagGAAAccaatagaaataatatttaaagaattagATTTGAGTGTTAAAATGCCACTTGACCTTGACTGTTACGCGATGTCAATACGAGGCCTTTGGATTCAATATGACCATTATTCAGATCAAGGTTCATCATTTTTGATGCCTGATATACCACAAGAATACCGTATGAATGAAGgtaccaataataataatgataatgaagtTGATGATGAATAATCAATTAAGGCCGATAAACTCCTATAACTATTGTTAATTCTTACtccaacaattttttaacagatttGTTGACCTTCTGTCAGAACGAGTATGATACAAAAGTTAAAACTCGTGAGGAGCAGGTTGAGGGTCGAAGATTAAGGCTCGAGGAAAAAAAGTTAATGGTCGAGCGTCTTTCGAATCCGTCACAATTCACGGCCGCtaaaacggaaaaaaaaggaaaacaaGCTAAAAAAGCATCGCCGCAAGCTGGACGGGCTAAAAAAACAGAACCCGAACCTGAACCTGAACCTCTGCCTTACCTGCCTACGCCGGAAGAAATTATTCTGCAGAAAGAAGGTTGGGTTAGGTTGAGAGAAATAAAGCgttgttaaatttaatcatttttattttttttttttttcagaggaAAATAGGAaggaattaagaaaattattatttactcgGTGCGAAAAAACGGAAATAAATTTACGCAAGTACAGAATACTTGGTGGAGTTCATCACATTGATTTGATTTATCAACCACCTCAGCCTAAAGATATGAGAggagatatatttttaacaacaagttaatataattatttaatcacaTAATTAGTTTTAGTAgagtattaatatttatttttaatattatttttctaaaaaaaaatcaaaattatgtaATCAGGTACTTAACTTATTCatcaatctttaaaaatttataaaatttatcaacatttaaagtaaattaaataaaaaaaaattaaattacatgaaatgattttacaaatgttaaattgaaataaatttacagtTCAGCTTCCAAAGGAACTGAGATATGTACCTTTTTTGCGGCCATACAAAGCACCGCCGCCTGCGCCAGACGCAGAAAGAACTCCAGAAGTGATTGAAGCTGAGATGAAAGCCCTCGAAGCTGCGATGGAAGCTTTAGTGCTCGTCACTTTCAAGTAAGActaccaaaataaaaatatttacaaaaccTCTTTACATTTATGTacaatatacttttttttcttaagagaGGGGTAAGGGTTTcagcgtaaaaaaaaaaaacactttttttgtgattttttatctcaaataTCGATAGAGCAATTTTATTCAAACCTTCTATACATTATTGAGCATAGTTTTGACTATgttctgtaaatttttcatgcaaaaatattaaaccatTAGCCCGTGACAGAGCTTCCCCCAGGacgtcttgaaaaaaaaacaatttgcgGTGTTCAAGTCTTCGTTTTATTCTGGCTTCTTTGCTCTGCTGCACAGCTTGGAACTCGGACCTATCAATGCGATTGCTGTCCGTAGATGATGCATACTCGTGAGCGCTTGGGCCGACACTGACGTCCATGTCAGACAGAAAAGTTAGAAGAGCACCAGCACCTTCATTGAATGTGCATGCAGCTACATAAGATgcaaatttaacaatttgtcTGCTGCCAGATAATTTTTTCGGTGCAATTCTCAAAATCAGCTGGTTCAAACTTTCGTTGGCATTTTGAGTAAAACCTCCAAGACACCTTTCTAGAAGTTTGTCTTTACTCAAATCTTCATAAATCGGTTTGATCGCTTCTATGACATCTTGTGGAAGTGGAGTGTAGTCATGATTGAAATTTTCCACTCCTGTTGTGGCTAAAGCTTTTTGATACGAACACCACGAGTTCTCACCGCTCATGCACTTATGGTGTTGAGGGTAATCGTCTGTTGACTGCTGGTGGTAGAACGTTGCCCAGACTGCATTTTTCATTCCTTCTAAAGAATCACAATTATGTCTGATTGCTGCTCCGTAGTATCGACTCAAATTATCAATGACTTTTCCAGTGAGCTTTCCTTTGCCACCGAGTAATTTACTTTGTCTTGTTTTACCAGCATTTTTTCCGGTTTTTACAACTTTATGTTCAACAGTTTTATTTACTAGATCACGTAGACGTTTACCCATTCTTTTTTGCACGTGACCTACACATTcttttttatgtataataaaattttcaccatAAGGTTTAGCTTTTACTAAATTGCCGTAAGTTTTACTATCTCCGTCTCCAATATAGTTGCTGATTTTCGCTCCGTATTTTTCTTCTGATCGGCGAAACAGTTCGATGACAGCATTTACTTCCATGTTACCTGATGGTCCGGTGTGATTTGCTTGGCATTCATCTTTTCCAACATGTTCTTCGTACCAATCTTGAAATTCATCagtatttaattgatttctCCATAATTTGCACtaaatgaaatatttctaaaactGGATATGGGATCAGGATAATAGCAATGAATAACCTGTATACCTGCTCGACAGCTGCACTGCAATCCCAACCGCCCGTATCTGTTAGAGTTAGAGCGTTAAAGGCCCCGAgactaattaaacaataacttcAAGAACACTGCTTAGATcggattaaaattttgaggacATATTCTTGAAATGTTAAACAAtaagataaaacaaaaaaaaatcgatttttcgaAAGTGAAAACCCTTACCCCGcccttaaaaatatatacatcaCAGGCTTCCTGAGTCAGTTCTATGGTTTGAACCGCCATTAGTCGCTCACTGGAtcgctgataaaaaaatttggtcaaCCCAAGACGTTCATGACATAAAGTACAATgaagaaaaacaaataatcACATTTAGAACCGGCCGATTGGGTATTCATGGTCTTGCAGCAttcaagtttataaatttGCCCTTCCAAAGTTGGGAGTTGAAACCAGAAGCTGGCAAAACTGGTGGTGTAACACTTAGTATTTCTGCTGCTATTGTTCAAGTTGAATTTGTTGTAAGGGTAAGTTtgttcatttataattcaattgagaaaataaataaattaattgaaaaatttactttttttaaaggaaaattCAGTAGctttaaattctttaattggCGGAACAACTACAGCTCTTCAATACCTTCTTGGAAATTacatgaatttaaatttactaattcgagtaagttaattttttttttaattttattagagcTAGCATTTAATTTGCTTCTTGCTCTGGTAAATTTTTCCAACGGCCCTTATCTAATTAAAGTACTTCTCTTCGTTATTTTCAATTGGttaatttatctataatttcacaatttttagtttttttttttttttatagaagcctgaaaattctgaaaaagtTCATTCCAAAAATacatagcaattttttttgcctctTGTAGCCTTAATTGGAGTCGATGCTTCCCTCGTTTTAATCAATGGTAATTAAATACACCATGTTCTTGCATATTTCCCTTCACACTTTTTCCAGGCTTAGGACTGGCAGTCAGAAATTTCTGCTGGcgtgtttaaaaatatgtagaacACCGTGTTCTATTAAGctgaaagaaaataaagttgattagtaaaatatcctaaaaaaattattctaataaaaaatacataaccTAATACaagcaaaaatataattataaatataaatataaaataaaattatcctatttataactaaatccctattaattaaataaatattaaattgacttaaaaattctaattaaaaaaaaactgttttacTTCTTCGCCGGCCGATTTTTATTCTCCTTATCGGAACCCGtacttctttttctttttttattgctcTTCTTATGATCTTCAGGGTCCGACAAATCTTCGTCATGAATCTTCTTGGCATGTAAACTTTCAAACAATCGACTGAATTCCTTAGTCTGTTTTCGCCAAGTGGAACCTTTGGGAGTAATCGTTGCAATCTTAAACGCCGAAGAAATGATGAACCGTATGTCCTTCACGAATTCATCTACCACCGAATATTCCCTGGCGTTCAATTTACCCCAGACTGTCTTTAAGTTCATGGGCCTCTTCGATTCCGGATTTACAATTTCCGCGTCGAAGCGTGAATGGAATGACCGTACTACTTCTTCATTTTTCTCTGATAGTAATTCCGCCATTACTTCCATGCAAACTCGCATCGCCTTGTTCGACATCACTTTCCTTGAAGCCATCTT harbors:
- the LOC123266636 gene encoding dynein axonemal intermediate chain 7 homolog isoform X3; this translates as MNHEPAKKKSKKKKGKKKKKKSMKEQEKSRAAATAETEKQKNVLIKDMLEEIRVEKFKTETEALIDEDEAKKRKVQLEKTWHVITKNEKAFMDDALLNKQEDEWIQYMTCDGLPNPGILSELNTFLFLWDLQDEEALMINITDKCQVVIYLLLKLDNIIDLSLMESPEYIEDCKKVRKIFREKLKYWIDVATYRLLRQIERDMVRENLRNARFVKEANEMICCIWALIRLPISIKQFSERDSRKPIEIIFKELDLSVKMPLDLDCYAMSIRGLWIQYDHYSDQGSSFLMPDIPQEYRMNEDLLTFCQNEYDTKVKTREEQVEGRRLRLEEKKLMVERLSNPSQFTAAKTEKKGKQAKKASPQAGRAKKTEPEPEPEPLPYLPTPEEIILQKEEENRKELRKLLFTRCEKTEINLRKYRILGGVHHIDLIYQPPQPKDMRGDIFLTTIQLPKELRYVPFLRPYKAPPPAPDAERTPEVIEAEMKALEAAMEALVLVTFKLPESVLWFEPPLVAHWIADKKIWSTQDVHDIKYNEEKQIITFRTGRLGIHGLAAFKFINLPFQSWELKPEAGKTGGVTLSISAAIVQVEFVVRENSVALNSLIGGTTTALQYLLGNYMNLNLLIREMRAAGCDLFPERDAFSYIKGLPLKHPIAEKHLQACMGLLSTAYIFSWSRWNSTVSARQIIMQIKELHGCVAKEQTNKMMMVTPLRTNLIDCTEVGSEFSDKPMPGEETKMFIILPYILLE
- the LOC123266636 gene encoding dynein axonemal intermediate chain 7-like isoform X1 → MNHEPAKKKSKKKKGKKKKKKSMKEQEKSRAAATAETEKQKNVLIKDMLEEIRVEKFKTETEALIDEDEAKKRKVQLEKTWHVITKNEKAFMDDALLNKQEDEWIQYMTCDGLPNPGILSELNTFLFLWDLQDEEALMINITDKCQVVIYLLLKLDNIIDLSLMESPEYIEDCKKVRKIFREKLKYWIDVATYRLLRQIERDMVRENLRNARFVKEANEMICCIWALIRLPISIKQFSERDSRKPIEIIFKELDLSVKMPLDLDCYAMSIRGLWIQYDHYSDQGSSFLMPDIPQEYRMNEDLLTFCQNEYDTKVKTREEQVEGRRLRLEEKKLMVERLSNPSQFTAAKTEKKGKQAKKASPQAGRAKKTEPEPEPEPLPYLPTPEEIILQKEEENRKELRKLLFTRCEKTEINLRKYRILGGVHHIDLIYQPPQPKDMRGDIFLTTIQLPKELRYVPFLRPYKAPPPAPDAERTPEVIEAEMKALEAAMEALVLVTFKLPESVLWFEPPLVAHWIADKKIWSTQDVHDIKYNEEKQIITFRTGRLGIHGLAAFKFINLPFQSWELKPEAGKTGGVTLSISAAIVQVEFVVRENSVALNSLIGGTTTALQYLLGNYMNLNLLIREMRAAGCDLFPERDAFSYIKGLPLKHPIAEKHLQACMGLLSTAYIFSWSRWNSTVSARQIIMQIKELHGCVAKEQTNKMMMVTPLRTNLIDCTEVGSEFSDKPMPGEETKFFADVYHLALHTAGIKSRLLMKKVSFKLATTVTKLLVATNVISMSS
- the LOC123266640 gene encoding bromodomain-containing factor 1-like, which produces MVKMASRKVMSNKAMRVCMEVMAELLSEKNEEVVRSFHSRFDAEIVNPESKRPMNLKTVWGKLNAREYSVVDEFVKDIRFIISSAFKIATITPKGSTWRKQTKEFSRLFESLHAKKIHDEDLSDPEDHKKSNKKRKRSTGSDKENKNRPAKK
- the LOC123266636 gene encoding dynein axonemal intermediate chain 7-like isoform X2; translated protein: MNHEPAKKKSKKKKGKKKKKKSMKEQEKSRAAATAETEKQKNVLIKDMLEEIRVEKFKTETEALIDEDEAKKRKVQLEKTWHVITKNEKAFMDDALLNKQEDEWIQYMTCDGLPNPGILSELNTFLFLWDLQDEEALMINITDKCQVVIYLLLKLDNIIDLSLMESPEYIEDCKKVRKIFREKLKYWIDVATYRLLRQIERDMVRENLRNARFVKEANEMICCIWALIRLPISIKQFSERDRKPIEIIFKELDLSVKMPLDLDCYAMSIRGLWIQYDHYSDQGSSFLMPDIPQEYRMNEDLLTFCQNEYDTKVKTREEQVEGRRLRLEEKKLMVERLSNPSQFTAAKTEKKGKQAKKASPQAGRAKKTEPEPEPEPLPYLPTPEEIILQKEEENRKELRKLLFTRCEKTEINLRKYRILGGVHHIDLIYQPPQPKDMRGDIFLTTIQLPKELRYVPFLRPYKAPPPAPDAERTPEVIEAEMKALEAAMEALVLVTFKLPESVLWFEPPLVAHWIADKKIWSTQDVHDIKYNEEKQIITFRTGRLGIHGLAAFKFINLPFQSWELKPEAGKTGGVTLSISAAIVQVEFVVRENSVALNSLIGGTTTALQYLLGNYMNLNLLIREMRAAGCDLFPERDAFSYIKGLPLKHPIAEKHLQACMGLLSTAYIFSWSRWNSTVSARQIIMQIKELHGCVAKEQTNKMMMVTPLRTNLIDCTEVGSEFSDKPMPGEETKFFADVYHLALHTAGIKSRLLMKKVSFKLATTVTKLLVATNVISMSS